A genomic region of Brienomyrus brachyistius isolate T26 chromosome 6, BBRACH_0.4, whole genome shotgun sequence contains the following coding sequences:
- the gusb gene encoding beta-glucuronidase: MKSVLAFMDDVAMVAQCRKWVLLRLPFIIAVWGVCRALSGGMLYPRETPSREVKELNGLWSFRADFSPSRDMGFKQAWFKSPLSETGPVIDMPVPASFNDITQDAQLRDFIGWVWYERELWVPRRWLSDEGLRVVLRVGSAHYYSMVWVNGAKVMEHEGGHLPFEADISDVLRKDPAVSCRITIAVNNTLTLQTLPPGTIQYMNDPAKYPTGYFVQNTDFDFFNYAGIHRPVLLYTTPKAHIDDITVQTSFADSIGIINYQISVLGSPNPKVTVTLADKEGRCVANSSGASGTIKVLNVNLWWPYLMHENPGYLYSLEVHMNAEDHNAQYEDFYSLPVGIRTVQVTKSQVLINNKPFYFHGVNKHEDADIRGKGLDWPLLVKDFNLLKWLGANSFRTSHYPYAEEVLQMCDRHGIVVIDECPGVGIKDIRSFGNASLAHHLVVMEELVRRDKHHASVVMWSVANEPAAELSPASYYFKTLISHTKALDPLRPVTFISNSNFERDKGAPYVDVICVNSYFSWYHDPGHLEVIPIQLRNQFENWYRKYEKPIIQSEYGADVVPGLHADPPMMFTEEYQKTVLQNYHRVFDEKRKDYVVGELIWNFADFMTAQSITRVVGNKKGIFSRQRQPKAGAFLLKERYWRLANETGILPPWTRYPCH; the protein is encoded by the exons ATGAAGTCTGTTCTAGCTTTCATGGATGATGTTGCAATGGTGGCTCAATGCAGAAAATGGGTTCTTCTACGTTTGCCTTTTATTATCGCAGTATGGGGTGTTTGTCGCGCGTTAAGCGGCGGGATGCTCTACCCTAGAGAAACGCCGTCGCGGGAGGTTAAGGAGCTGAATGGGTTATGGAGCTTCAGAGCTGATTTTTCTCCCAGCAGAGACATGGGCTTTAAACAGGCATGGTTCAAGAGCCCTTTGTCAGAG ACGGGTCCTGTTATCGACATGCCGGTGCCTGCCAGCTTTAATGATATAACCCAGGATGCTCAGCTCAGGGACTTCATCGGGTGGGTGTGGTACGAGCGGGAGCTGTGGGTTCCCAGGCGCTGGCTGTCTGATGAGGGGCTGAGGGTCGTGCTGAGGGTGGGCAGTGCGCACTACTACTCTATGGTT TGGGTCAATGGAGCTAAAGTGATGGAGCATGAGGGTGGCCATCTTCCCTTTGAAGCGGACATCAGTGACGTGCTCCGGAAGGACCCGGCTGTGTCCTGCAGGATCACCATCGCCGTGAACAACACTCTGACATTGCAGACATTACCGCCTGGCACCATCCAGTACATGAACGACCCTGCGAA GTATCCGACGGGATATTTTGTGCAGAACACAGACTTTGATTTCTTTAACTACGCTGGGATACACCGTCCCGTGTTGCTGTACACGACTCCGAAGGCACATATTGATGACATCACAGTGCAGACCAGCTTTGCTGACAGTATCG GGATTATAAACTACCAGATCTCCGTCCTTGGGAGTCCAAACCCAAAAGTAACTGTAACGCTGGCGGACAAAGAGGGCCGCTGTGTGGCCAATTCCAGCGGAGCTTCAGGGACCATCAAAGTGCTGAACGTTAACCTCTGGTGGCCCTATCTGATGCACGAAAACCCCGGATATCTGTACTCCCTGGAG GTGCACATGAACGCAGAGGACCATAACGCACAGTATGAGGATTTCTACTCCCTGCCTGTCGGCATCCGCACCGTTCAGGTGACCAAGAGCCAGGTCCTCATTAACAACAAGCCGTTCTACTTCCATGGAGTGAATAAGCATGAGGACGCTGAT ATCCGAGGGAAGGGCCTGGACTGGCCGTTGCTGGTGAAGGATTTCAACCTCCTCAAGTGGCTGGGGGCCAACTCCTTCCGGACAAGCCACTACCCATACGCCGAGGAGGTCCTGCAGATGTGTGACCGCCATGGCATCGTGGTCATAGACGAGTGTCCTGGTGTGGGCATCAAAGATAT ACGCAGCTTTGGAAACGCCTCTCTTGCCCACCATCTAGTGGTGATGGAGGAGCTGGTGAGGAGAGACAAACACCACGCCTCTGTGGTCATGTGGTCTGTAGCTAATGAACcggctgctgagctgtccccAGCCAGCTACTATTTCAA GACGCTGATCTCGCACACCAAGGCTCTGGATCCCTTGCGACCCGTCACCTTCATCTCAAACAGCAACTTTGAGAGGGACAAGGGG GCTCCATATGTGGATGTCATCTGTGTGAACAGTTACTTCTCCTGGTACCACGACCCAGGACACTTGGAGGTGATTCCCATCCAGCTCAGAAACCAGTTTGAGAACTGGTACAGGAAGTACGAGAAGCCCATCATCCAGAGCGAGTATGGGGCGGATGTCGTTCCAGGCCTGCATGCA gaCCCCCCCATGATGTTCACAGAAGAGTACCAGAAGACGGTCCTACAAAACTACCACAGAGTGTTTGACGAGAAGCGGAAGGATTACGTCGTCGGAGAGCTGATCTGGAACTTTGCAGATTTTATGACGGCGCAGT CCATCACTCGTGTGGTTGGCAACAAGAAGGGCATCTTCAGTCGCCAGCGGCAGCCCAAAGCAGGGGCGTTTTTGCTGAAGGAGCGTTACTGGAGGTTGGCCAATGAGACGGGGATCCTCCCACCCTGGACAAGATACCCCTGCCACTGA